The nucleotide window accagtttagggggcaatcacgttttcacacagggccatgtaggtttggatttttttttcccttcataataaaaaccttcatttaaaaactgcattttgtgtttacttgtgttatctttgtctaatatttcaatttgtttgatgatctgaaacatttcagtgtgacaaacatgcaaaaaaataagaaatcaggaagggggcaaacactttttcacaccactgtatatatatatattttcttgtcAGATGGGAACACATTTTCCTGCTGGAAAATTCTTCCTTAGTTCTTGCTGTGCAAAAGCCTTGGATATTTTAGGCAAATTCAGGAAGTACCATATGTTATGAGCATCATCAATTGGTACAAGCCACCATTAATGTTTTCAACTACTCTAATCATTTTGACTATTTTTCCTACAGTTCAGTTTGTGTGAGTTTTTGATCCATAAGTGATCAGAATATTCAACAATATGATCTCAGGAACTCAAAGTAATGATGACCCAATTAGAAACACTATAGTAGCTAATCAATCCAGCCACCATAGACTTGTGTGTTACTATAAAGGGGGAAAGTGTCAAACTTGCACTGTTGCTGTGTTACATGTTGATGTGCTGATCTATTAAttggtgtgttttgttttaggtCTAGCTGGGAGATCCCTGATTTAAGGGATGGTAAAATTCAAGTAATAAGTGACTCTGATGGGGTGAACTACCCCTGGTATGGCAATAAGAAAGAGATCTACATTTTCACCAGCCCCACCATGAAGGACACAGAGTTCAACGTCACCATGGACGACAATTTCAACCCCAGTGTGTCCTGGGGCGTGCCCGTGAGCAACAGCAACCAGTCCCAGCTGACCAATATCCGCAGGGACCAGAGCTTCATCACCTGGCTGGTGGCCATCAACCAGGCCAGCAGGGAGCACTTCATCCTGAAGACCATCAAGTGGAGGATGCAGCTGCAGATCGAGATCGACCCCGGCAAACCCCTGGGCCAGCGTGCCAAGCTGCTGGAGCCCACCGCCCAGGAGCAGCCCCAGATCCTGGACAGGAACGAGCCCATTCCGCCCAACGCCATGGTGAAGCCCAATGCCAACGACGCGCAGGTCCTGATGTGGAGGCCAGAAACCGGGAAGCCTGTGGTTGTTATACCACCAAAACTATAGGTTAGTATATTGAAGAAAGGAACCCCCCCCCgaccttttttttacatcagaaacaaaaatataacaaGATGCCCCAAGTGGCAAAGCTATGAACGTCTCCTGGACTTAACAACTGCAACCATTCTACCTTTAGCACAGTGATACTCGGCCCAGTTTAAATTAAATCGTTGCAAAAATGGCTAGTATTATTTTTTGCAaggcatttttttaacattatatgagaatatatacagtaggtgtgtgtgtatctacAAATTTGCACATCTTGTTTCCTGGGATAGGAAGGGTGGGAGaattgttttttcaaacaggaaaaaaataataaagaaggTAGTCCCCTAATTGAGTAGTCACATTAGAAgctcaaaaaaaaaactatgatcTGAGTATTTATACTATGCAGTAATTTTGTACCTAAAAGAACCTGAAACTCCAACTGTACTGTTGTAGAGAAAAGAGGCACAGTGCAGTTCAGTGAAGGATTGAAAGaggtttattaataatgaagagGCCTCCCCAAGATCAGACTGTCAGAGTAATCCTATCTGATTTGCTTGCCATTGTTCAAAAGCACCCTTTTATACCGTTATAATCATCTCCTCTATGTACCTAACATGGTATTGGAGAAGCACATATTTTATGATCAATATGTTAAGGACTAACCGCTGATCCATGCTACAGACTTTCATATATGCAACACAACAGTCTGCTTGTTCAGCGTATGTGTCAGATTCTTTTTTTGCAACAACAGGTGTTTGTACACTGTGTCCTTCGCACAAGCATCTGTTAACTGTATGCAGAAGTGTGCTTTTCTGGTCACAATAAATCCCCATATATATAGGTTTCTTTGTCAGACATGATATACCATTGACAGCAGTGACACCCGAAGaatgctccacagctgaaatttgcttcctttcttctcttttcagcatggaataaacctattacttgtgatACACCATTGCGTGGCTGACATTTGTATTGATTGTGAGGTTCCTAACAGGGATGCAATTCTAGAAATAAATTTAGAATTGTTATATAAAGGCTGTAAAGTATTACAACTGCTTATAATATAACGGTGAGTTTCAGTACAGCAATCAGTTGTAGTAAGCAGTGTCATGCTTTCTGTTTACTATAGATCTTCTCTTACCACGAGTCATTACTTGATCTTTATATGGAATCTAATATGGAATATATCTTTATATGGAATCACGCAAACTCTCAAAATCCCTTACTTTCTTGTATCTATGCTTATGTGATACTTGTGGAAACACTAAGAAAAATGGAACTGTAATAGTGTCACCTCATGTAGTGGGTTTTGTTGTAATTCTGTTAATTCATTTTTGTCAGTGAACCATTGTAAGCCTAACTTTTTAAGCATTTCCAATAGTATATTTAGGACTACTCCTAATCTGATATCCAATAATTCACTTTTGACTGCATTTAATAGATCTCTAGCAAAATTTTCACatgaataattgtatttttcacTATACCTTGACCTAATGTATTCACTATTTCTACTAAAGCTTTACagcatgcaaaaaaatattttctccatTATCTGCTAAACCCAGACCTTGCAATGCCTGCTGAGCATATGCCTAGTTAGCACATGCTTCTGTATTTGCAATTTTCCAAGAAATTAGAGCCAAATTTGAACTTCCAAAAAGACCTCCAATATCTccaaacaaacttttttttttccccgagcACTTCTTGGTGCAATTTAAGTTTGATATAATTGGGTCATCTATAATTAGTGTGGATATTGCTACACTTTGTTTAAACGAAAGACGAAAGATGGACCGTATGCGGGAGATGAGAAAACAAGAAGCCGAAAACCAGGATGCCATAATCCGTAGTCAAAAAGTATCAAGTTAAAAAAACCAGGAAGTCAATCCAAAAGACCAATCCGAAAACAAGATCCAAAACCGAAGTCGAGTCAGCAAACTAGAAGTCTAGAATAACCAAGAAGCAATCAAGATAGCAAAAGGCTCTGAATTGTATCACGAGAAGTTCAAGCAAATACTGAGCAGGGAGATGAGAGTGAAGCAGGTTAAAGTAcccaagagtaggggtgtgtcTGATTACTGATTTTGCACTGTAATGCGAAGAGGTGTGTCAGGTCCTCATTGGGCAAGTTGTAACAGATATGCTTTGTTGCAGCCATTGTAAAGTACTGGTTTTGTTTCTACaattgattacattttttatattgcaaTACAACATTAGCTAAAACATAAGTTACCTCTAAAGTAATGATTTTAACATGCAACATTGCTTCCCTAAGAAGTCCATCTGTTGGTGGTGTCATCAATGTTGGACATATTGTTAGTATTTTATAGCCACAGGCTGTTGGATTGAAACATTGTTTATATTCACAGTGTTTCCTCTGGATAACATTGATACATTTCATTGAATAATATTGTCCATCGAGTCCATTTGTCcataaaaaaggtttcaaattAGTCCATCTGGATGTAATTAAAATCAGTACTAATTCATACTCTGGGTCCTGGGATGCTCCTAGTATATGTTGTGATGCACATAATGAGTCCAGTTTCATTTCTATTAAGAGCGGTTATTAGCCAACTGTCATAAGTTTCATTGTGTATTCTGAGTTTGGATAAATTGGATGATAATCTTTTCGGATATGGTCTATATTCCCACCATGTTATACATTGTCGTGCTTTACTTGGATTCAAACTGGATTTAACTTGTACGGCATTCCTGGTTTTTCCAGCTTCACTTGAATCATATTTTTACCTGGTGAACAGACCTTCTCCACTCACCATCTGCCCTCCCTAATAAGTGTATATATTGGCCATTGTTAATGTACTAACTCTTCGAGGTCTGTCCCATGGTAATCTGTAAAATCTAAATATGTTATATCCTGGATCCTGGTATATTGGAACACCATTTCCTGTCCTGTTaatacaaatgaaagaaaaatgattagtATTCAGTGTTTAGTATTATCTTTGTCTTGATTTCCATTCAGAAAAGGTTTCACTTGCATCCAATAGAACCATTGTGCATTACCTTTTCCTGAAACTGATACACTTGTATCTCTTTTTCTTGtggttttattgaatgtggcactgctgcaagtaagtgttttacacactaagcaggcATTCTGACCTTTCCAAGCCTTACTTTGGGTTTCGTgaaggaggtttcgtgaaaatgctacaggcgtgccaaaatcattttcgaacttgaagctaactttaccccggtatgAAAATCGTCCTATGTTATATGTGTATCTGTTACTGTGTGAAAGAATAAAGTGCTTTTGATTTCAACCATTAATTTCAATGGCTACTGACATTTGCTCTGCATTGAATAATCAGCACACCACACCGTGATAGGCACTGGACTCCTGGTCACAACATAATTGTAAGCCAGCTACCTCTTCAAATTGATGACAGCAGGTCTATTTGGCATCTGTGCCCGACTTGCTTAGTCAGTaaagcatgagactcttaatctgaGGGTCGTAGGTTCAAGCCCAATGTTAGGTGCAGTGTATGTCATTATCTTACAGAAGGTCTCTAATTGCCTTAATGGTACCTAGCACTAAATGGGAATGCATATATTTGGTCCAGTTAAAGATTATCAAGAAGCAAATTTCTTTCCTTGCTTGAGTAAATGAATCAAGGACTCtgctttaaatgtattttcattggacACTAGGACACAGATAAACGCAGTGAATATCATGCCACATTATAGTCTGAAACTGCATGATCAAAACAGTGCTCATTATTGCAACCATTATTGGTATCTTAGCTCCTCtctattttttatacagtagagtttctttaaaaaacacatgccTGTCAGAAGGCCAAGAAATTGCATGGCGAATAAGAGGATTTACTAGtattctaataaaataaatattgtgaaACCTTTGCTTTCATACAAAAATTCATGTGTAAAAGTGTCACTTTGACTTTACAGGTAACACGTTCAATATGAAaaccagccagcagccatatcaccctgcaactcacaactggcaaaccATGGAAGCTAAGCaaatgtgagcctggtcagtacctggatgggagacctcctgggaaaaactattgtaagaggtgttagtggggccagcagggggtgtgcTCACCTTGtggcccatgtgggtcctaatgccccagtatagtgacggggacactgtactgtaaacaggcgctgtccttcggatgagatataaaagtgagatcctgactctctgcagtCAGTAAAAATTCCAGTGTGCCtcctgaaaagagtaggggtgtaaatttcccattggcctttaccaattatggcctcctaataatccccctctatcaATTGGCTATATTGCTCTGCTTTCTGGTGAACTATGCTttctgtcacatcatccaggtggatgctgcacagtggtggtggaggggagtgtccagaaaagcactataatataagtgtaagcaattaattaaaacaatgatAAATAAGCGCACTGGAAAATATCGGAAAACAATGGCTTATCTCACTATTCGCACCAGGCGCTCGGACACAGACATGGCCGTTCACTAAGGAAATTAATGAAGAAGATGAGTGATATCACTGCTGCTGGCTGTTTAGTTTAATAATTATTCACGAGGACAACATGGGTCCGTGCAATAACTCCACAAGCAGTTTGAAAGAGCGAAAACAGGGACGTTTCGCGTGTGAGGTGAACGTGATAACCACCGCGCTACGGCAACGACAGTACACCCTACCCCCAGAGCAGGATAGGAgactccacattctacagctctctagcaTTAGAGGAGTTCCGACTAGAGAAATGGGGACAATCTTCTCTTCAGGATGTGGAAATATTTTCCCGAGAGTCCTTTTTTCGAAGGTCAACACTCTTTGCCAGTCACACCTCCCCACCACGCGCAATGTATCTCTCTTAACACACTAAGACGATCgttattatacttttttttgcaCTCCGCATGCTGCTCTTCGGGGCTTTTATCTGTACTGAGCTGCTCATTTGAGATCCAGAAGGCAACACAGATGCGCTCCTATACTAAGCGTCGAACCCggaccgcctgggtgaaaaccaggagacCTAAGCACTAAACCGTACTGACAGCTTTTGAAAAGGAGCTCTGTATTATTCACAAATACTAAGACAAAGTATAAATACTCCataggtttaaaattcaggaatatgaatggtcaattgtTTACAATAGGAGTTTTTATGTTTCGTATGATTTAGCGACTTTTTTACAATACGTAAAAAACAGCACACCTAAATGACAAAGCCTTAGAGCCACAGAGGAAAACAAATTGCGtttaaagtcattttaaagGCTCGAGATGACATTGCATTATAAACGCAAATGTTTGTCTTCTTTGTGGCTTactttttgttgctttagcgaatttcatgcagtttatttctgacacaagacataacaagcttgtgtatttatgacaaaaaagcagGGCAACAATTTTTATCGACCTTGGAAtcgaaattgttaaaaaaagaaattaaatgcacatatagtaaatatattttctcatataatagtgtgtttttttgtctaaaaaatccttcatgaatggtttaacagacactttgcataattaaaaaatatatatttacgaattttaatgttttatacaaATACGTTTTATTGAGAACATGAGCCCTGTTTATCGATATCACCAATacagttctggattttattctgccttcctatgcacatatgaattttcttttcttttctccatGTGTGGTAGCTTATTAGCGCCAGGGAGAAAAAGTAATGTTGTTGGCTTTTAAATGAGGTAGCATTGCGTTTAAATGAGGAACATTTGCGCTTAAATCAGAAACCATTTGCgtttatacaaaatcacaatgCGTTGTCCCAGACATTGGGACACCCTCTGTTTAAACACCTGTCGTTTTCGCCGTTTCTGTGAAAAGAAGGAATACGGCTTTCCAAGCTCATGTTGCTCTACGTGTCAAACTGCAGAAAATGCAGAAGAACTTTTCTTGCTTTCCTGAACATGACGTGAAATTAGTCAAAATCATTTGAATGTTAACAAAGCTTAATGCATTAACACAGGGGTGCCCAACCAATCGTTCGCGGAGTGCTTGCCAGTCGATCGTTTGTAAGAATGGCAAAAAACAAATGGGCTATTTgagtatttactttttttttccaacagccTAAACATTCATTCAGATCTGTGCATGTGatgtcatacattttactgcccttgtgtgtTTAACCCTTGTCGAACGGGTTGTAAAAGTATCTTCCCTGAGTGCTGGCTCACTGAAAAAAAGGCTACAGGAGCTCCGTAAATAAGTTGTTGTGTGTGTGCTGCCCAAGAACTTTCTCTTGGTTATTGCCTCACGAACCCCACGTTCGCTACAGCGCATCGTGGAGCAAAACAGACTGGCTGTGATAAATTAGCCAACAGTTTGATACGTTTGCCTATTTGATAGTTGTAGTGTTTGAGCGAAAAGGATTAAGCAAAGATACCGAAAACTTACCGTTATCACAAGAAAGTGGAGCATGACTATTTTTTGTACTTTCgcattcaaatctgcaatgctagCGTCTACgcgaaaaaggaaaatatagaACCACATTTATAAATTGCACACAAAACGTATGATGTGGACTTTCCTGCTAAAAGTCAgtgacagaaaagaaaagttgaaataaattaaattacaaattcaACTAGCAGCAGTCGGGTTTCACGAGGTCTAGTACGAGCTTACTGcctcctacgggctctgtatttgttagcggtacaagaccggccgtggagaaatgaagtgaggagggtgtgtACGTTAAAAGGCTCGTAGCGTCCCTGgaagggctcaaaccaccacccttttggttaacaactgagccacaaagacgcatgtacagcttaacacttctaggtctcagtgaaagtgatacactccgtaaaatttccagagattcatttattttaaaaggaaaatcaccaacagcggccgagatctactggagttttttcattctatactgcgatttctgaagggtaccctgtgaaaatacgagttttgacgagaagggatggacatataaggtcaaaaggcttggggaattgaactttaaggtgaagactgcgggttcagtagcagcagaacctgatcagtatcagttgactccgatatactttgaaaatgaacttggggatttagagtcagacgtgctaccgttgcaccatggggcacttaatttaaaaaaatagaaaaaacaatcagtgttcctggatctgtaattgagaacaacacctgcacaagagctgcgcaggaagaataaaatgtggtaagaagagactctcttcggaagagCTGCGCACTTcacatgagattttttttttgtgaagctgatttgtctcctttggggaattcaaaggCACGGACAGCCGTGACTTCGTGGCGCAtcggtagcgcgtctgactccagatcagaaggctgcgtgttcaaatcacgtcgaggtcagctgttactttttcaggttctgctggtcctgaacacggaattcacaccatgcagttgagttctatctgtacaccacatagataatctaaacaaaatagagcagtacaggacacgcagtgtggagctcacagaggcttacagtctccagcattggagtgaagagggaaaaaagaacttgtttttttttaagagaaaaggcacagttcacatctgcttaacatcacgtccaactttagagacagctacatcagataatggaatcccggaagtttcagataactttttttaatacaggttcaagcaaacctgaaagttaatgagtttccggacacttttgttttattaaaatgtgcctgaagcctgaaaatgtaatttgaaaaaaaaaaacccgttattggacattagcaggtgctttttgtaacgatttgctatttcatgctggaaaacaaaggaaacagacccaacgtttgctttcaggtgcggttcattacataatatacatctattactgaggagcttgaataaaatgtacacgagccaggtagaagtcgaacctacaatcttatgatccgaaatcagacgcgttgttTATTAAACCGCTGGGATTTCACATACCCTGAATTTCCCCATAGTATGCtcagcgccgctactagtaatgcaccgctccgtctaaaatttcaaagtgagaaacatgtgttttctgattttttatgagttttaaaatataatctctttaaatcagacaaggggtttatgttttgcactgaaattccgattgactgagaattcaaagaaagactgttttctttcacaacaccgtataattatcacatccaccagactctccaacctctccagaccttgctggttgagcaattgctccgataaattaggtcacgtatcatgttaaatcatttcttctcaacacaacatttcctggtgcacgttttctctatgaaaaaaaagacatttttcccttgcacgatttctcgtttttttatcaaagctacagaaataaaaaaagaagaagtgtcgcaaaagaactctgtcgcccttgggagatatcaaacgcattggacatgaaaatgccagataaaacccagttctcttcgtttctcagtgtcggggctgctatgtaaaagaggcaatttgctctgagcgcaggttcagcgcttactgaacgcagatgtctcagagcggtgtgtccaagcggctgtaAAAGGGGATGGTCGTCCTGTCACCGTAGCCTAGTTGCTTCTCTAGTAAACAAAAGAACCGGGATTCAATTCCCagccgtgtctttcttcctatcttgtagtacagaacgtatcatttcgggcaatcacaaagggcttgatttcgttaaatgcatgtgttcatttcctttctggaaaacttgtttttgattaaattcacacagcttgcgaaaaatgaaattcaattcttggttatcagtgcagcAGAAATATTACCGtctggcaaaataaacggtaaGAGAGTTTTGTTTAACCCAAAActtggcgcaatcggttagcgcattTGGcttttaactgaaaggttggtggttcgagtccACCCAGGCATGGGATTCTTCTATAGTATAAACGTTGTCTTAAGTCaattggatttctcagcgaaaccataaccattttaatatatgcaggaaatgcgagtgtttaacacgtgtcagggtcaccgggaaatgtccaataatgcccaacattgcaactccccagaaaaaaattatcgtcgaatcttcatttatactccagttgaatcctctgctgaaatattttaaaaatacaatgcaggtttgtttgagaacttgacaagcattgttacgatagcactgtgcagttggattttgatatttttacatatttaccttaattttaaacatacacactatacagtctattgtaattttaaaataagttagcTGAGGATgtaaaggggtgaaagggaaaggtcagagggtatagtaaaaacaaggattaggttaggattggtggaggtggtaggggtgttgatggtttttctctgtagaggatgattgagttttttatccttctctgaagtgagaaattggaagagttgggagttgagggatctgatgaggttagttataaaaggaagttgatgtggagctgttagccgtaaaACTTCCTAAAGTCtttaaactgcagtaagcaaagataaaggaaattatctttgcttacagccctgtctttctcacacctgaagaaggctccacggccaacacgttatgtttcctttcttctcttttcagcatggaataatcctttactttttcctatgcagcctacgcatgctgacacagctacccacctgatatataacattcctataatcacaactatgaatgtccactgtgggtattttttccattattatttattttggcattgaagcatattttatgtaataccgaagtgtcataatcactgaaaaacatattttttcatttagaaagaattaaaaaaatataaatcactatgaattacatttaacctgttctgatctaggttttctatatactttaacatgccatgttcagaatgtcacaacgcagaaatgcaacagtaaaGTTTTGTAAATTACAAATGTTCGTGATGAGTGATTTTGTCTGTCTTACCTTAGTGTCAgaatactaagatgttttggtaacgaggaaggagggaaaaagtaattcagcagaaggggtgctattttgttgactataaatcctcacatgccatgttcagagggtcatattaaaaaaatggtacagtaaattttcttatgcttcatgattttcataatttgttacattgtgtctcacacctttgtgtcagaattctgagatgtttttttctgaacaggGGCCATCGCAATACAACAGAAAGAGCAATTAGCTTTTCCCTATAAATTCTCTCATGCCacattcagagggtcatattttaaaaatggtacagcaacatttcctgaagttcaggattttgagagtctgttacattgtgtctcacacctcagtggcagaattgtgagacgattttataatcaggagggagggtcatagcaataagcagaaagtgtcatcaccctttgctcatcctccgttaaccatatattctcatatgccatgttctaaatgtcccattttaaactgctataataatatttcttgcaaaatacaagattttgagactttgagaattcacgttttgcctttgtcttatttacttgttgtctaacatgccagtttgtgttattgtgagttttgaaaattggttttcgattttctgaaatgtgtttcatacaaaaatgcaatttggataatcattactttcatattcccctttactgaggatatgtgcagtaatcaactcggattagtattttttaaaatgactatagagagccatctacaggcgaaaggcagcataacatcacagcagcagcacctaagctggcgaataagcagccaacttcagcctcgttaatgcaataggattgggtgaggtagaaaaatatttcttcctctgaatcctaacatttttgtaggtgttctaggacttctcgcctcagataaagctgccaatacatcacttatttctactccatcaatatcagcagtgttatcagtactgagccctaagtgtaggtcctgtcatcatataaaaacttgaacgtatcgactgcattcacctgaaaaaatctgataaaattgaaaaatacatcagaaacaaatttgcactgttttttttttcagatccagaagagaatcatcatgagactcaaaacagacctgtttttaattctttccaggaggaaagattattcagatgcaaacatgggtccaaaatcaatgtactcacctatcgctgttgcttcttcaaatccttcaactgaacgtcgatattgagggatgatttcatacaaattttggttttcttttaaagcaaattttattaaaatatgagcctctattatagttgtcttggatgtttcgcaaggtataatagacccccttgtgccctctgctaaaatattataaaatacaacaatctttatatatatatagaa belongs to Lepisosteus oculatus isolate fLepOcu1 chromosome 14, fLepOcu1.hap2, whole genome shotgun sequence and includes:
- the LOC138242817 gene encoding protein FAM78A-like, with translation MFFMRLLPFLGVLVIFNAIGSSQSFPKRFRESIAVLEVNSIIDSNPTSIYESFSALRYTTPYFRASARVLVPPIAAKETWTVGWIQACNHMQFYNEYGDEGTSSWEIPDLRDGKIQVISDSDGVNYPWYGNKKEIYIFTSPTMKDTEFNVTMDDNFNPSVSWGVPVSNSNQSQLTNIRRDQSFITWLVAINQASREHFILKTIKWRMQLQIEIDPGKPLGQRAKLLEPTAQEQPQILDRNEPIPPNAMVKPNANDAQVLMWRPETGKPVVVIPPKL